In Isosphaera pallida ATCC 43644, the sequence GCGGCCTGGTCGAACTCGCCGCGTTGGAGGTGGCGTTTAGCGAGTTCTTTGCGGAGGGTCAGGTCGTCGGCGTCGTTGAGGGCGAGCTTAGCGAGGTCTTCCAGAAAGGCGTCCACTCGTTTCTGGCGGAGGTGGACGCGGGCAAGACCGGCGATCCACTTGCTGTTGGAGGGGTCGAGGCGGCGGGCGGTCTCGAAGAGGCGTTCGGCTTCGTCGAGGTTGCCGGCCTTCATTTCCAGTTGGCCCAGCAGATCGACAACCCGTTCGTTGGGGTTTTCGGGATCGAGGGCTGGTTTGAGGACGGCGCGGGCCGCTTCTTCGTCGCCGATGGTTTCCAGCAACCGCGCTTTAACGTAGGCGGCCAGTGGTTGTTTGGGGTTGAGCTTGAGAGCTTTATCAGCGAAGGGGCGGGCTTCCCGCAGATCGCGTCGCGAGAAGTGTTCGTAGGCCATCTTGGCGTTGAGGTCGGCGTTTTCCGGGTCGGCTTTGAGCCTATCTTGAAGTTTGGAAAAGGTGATTGGCTCTTCCGACTCGACACGGGCTTTGAGGGTGCGCACTTCGGCGTCGAGGAAGTCGAGGTAACCGGCTTCGAAGTCCTCCTTGGGGATGCCGAAGGCGTCGGGGACGGCTTGGTCGGTGGTGAGTCCCCGGCGATAGGCGTCGAGCAGGCGGATGTGGGCTTGGGGACCGAACCGTTGGGTCATGTACTGGGCGTAGAGTTGGGCTTGACAGTAGGCCAGTTGGCGTTCTTCGGGTTCGGAGGGGCGAATGAAACCGAGGTTGATGGTGTCCAGGTTGAGCAATTTGCGGGCTGGCACCCGCACCAGCAGCATTTTGTTCCACTCTTGGGGCCGGGGGTAGCCTTCGGAGTTGACCGCCAGGGCTTCGGTGTACCAGTGGGGAATGTTGAATTCGGTTTGTTGAAGGTTGAGAACGTGAACCATTTCATGCTTCAACACCCGCGCCCAGTTGTAAGGACGTTGGGTAGCGCGAGGCGAGGCCATTGCCACCACCTTACCAGTGCAGGCTCCAACGGTGGGGATGAACGGCAGGCCGATGGTGCGACCACTAAACCACTGATGATTTTTAAGAATTTCGACTTGAGTTTGGCCTGGTGGGGTGAAGCCGAGGGTTTGGGAGAGTTCGACGAGAACCTCTTCCAGGTAGTCGGCCATGTAGCGGCCGAGCAATTCGTCTTGAGCTGGATCGACCAGCACGCGGAAGTGGTTGGTTTCGATGGTGGTGTAGCCTGAAAGGTGGCGCAACACCTTCATCATATTGTCAGCGCGGACGTTGAACGGATCGGCGGCGAAGGCTTGGTCGAACAGGGTTTTGGCTTCGGCCTCCCGACCGACTTGCATGTGCAGCATCCCCAGTCCGATGATGGCGTCGGCTTGGTTGGGGTCGGCTTCGACCGCCTTAAGGAAGGCGCGTTCGGCTTCGGGGTATTTACGGCGATCGGCCAGGCGTTCGCCCAACGCGGCGTAAAAGCGGGCGGGGCGCGGATTGTCGGCCAGGACGGCGAGTTCCGCTGCGCGGGCGGCTGCGTCGTTGAGCAGCAGACGTTGGGCCGCCGCGTAACGCGCCAGAGCGTCCTGATCGCGGGGGTTGATCGCCAGGGCCGATTCGGCTGCCTTGAGTGCGTCGGCGAACCGTTCGTCCGAGATATTCAAATCGGCCAGCAGCACGTAGGCTGGCAGATAGCTGGGATTGATCTCCAGGGCCCGTTGGGCTTTCTCGCGTCCGGCGGCCAGTTTGTATCCATTGAGGTCGGCCTGGCCTAACGTGGTCAGCACTTCGGGCGCGAGCGGGTTGATCGTCAGGGCGCGTTGCAACTCAGGCATTGCTAGGCGTTCGTTGTAACCGGCCAGAAAGAGGCGTCCTTCCAGCCAGGCCGCTTGCCAGCAATGGCGGTCGGTCGTGATGGCTTGTTCGTAAATGACGTTGATCACGTCGTTGAGTGATTGCGCTAGGTCTTCGCCGCGGGCCTCAGCGCGGAAGTAGAGTTCGGCGGCCTGGCCGACCAGGAGCAGGGCTTCGGGGTCGGTTTTGAGTCGTTCGGCCTGTTCGTTCTGGAGATCGACAAACCATCGGCAGGCGTTGACGGCGTCTTCCAGCTTGCCGGTTTCGCGCAGCAGCTGGGCGTCCACCCAACGGGCCAGCAGATGATTGTCGTCCTGGGCGCGGGCTTGGGCGGTTCGTTCGGCGGCGGCTTCCCAGCGTCCCCGGCTGAACTCCAGATCGGCCAGGAGGGCCAGCAGGTCGGGGTTGGCCGGGGCGGCCTTGATGGCTTCCTCCAAAATACGCGTCGCCTCGTCGAGTTCTCCCTGGGCGCGGAGGCAGATGGCTTGCGCCCGCGCGACTTCGGCGGCCAAGTCGGAATCCTGGTGAACCCGGGGCGATTGGCTGAGGGCTTCGAGTTGTTCCCGGGCAGTGGCGGTCTTGCCAACTTGCAGGGCTTTGAGGGCTTGGGCAAGCTGATCCCGTTCGTTCTCCTGAGCGGCTTGGATCGTTCGAACCCAAACGCCGGCCGCTTGGGTTGTCAACCTCCCTTCTCCAACGCCTACCAGTGAACCGAGCGTGAGCGCCGCGAGGGGCACAGTCACTCCCATCAAGCGGTGTGATCCCATCATGGAAAGCAAAGCCTCATGGATCGTTAAACGTTGGGGCGGAGCGAATGGAATGGGAAGGTGCCGGTAGGTCAGGGACGAAGGGGGTCAGGACGCGCTGGGTTGACGACCGCGGTTGGGACGATTGCGTGGAACACGCCATGACCTGAGCCGGAGAAAGACGGATCGCGCTGCGGCGGCTTGGGTGGAGCGGTTCGGGTCGCGGAACCGAATGTCCCGGTTTGTGCCGGATCAATCCAAGGTCACTGTGTTGGAGAGGCGGTGACCTTGCCAGTGGCGGCCCATTCGACGCCCCGGCGCATCCATTCGCGGAACTCCGGCGAGCTCATCGCCTCTTCGTCATGGCCCAGCACGTTTTGATAAACTCGTCCTGATCCGTAGGTGGCGACCCAGATGATGGGTTCGTCCTTGCCGGTGCCCCGAGGCAGCTTGGGGTCGGAGTAGGCGGTGGCCAGCACGGTGGCTCCTGGAGGGATCATGGAATTCTGGTAAAGTTCGTCGAGCTTGTGGACGAACTCGGAGGGCATCCCGTCGGAGATGGGATGGGAGACAGCGGTTTTCTTGACCGTGAACACATGCTTGGGACCATGAAAACCTTGGGCGCGCCAGCCGCCGGCGATCGCCTTCTCGAACTCCTCCCAGTTGGGCTTGGTGAACGCCGAGGAGGCGTGATGGAACACGACCAGACCCTTGCCGCCCCGGATGGCGTCGAGGAATGCGTTCTTGTTGGCGTCGGTCCATCGAGTTTCCGGCGCGCCGTTGGCGGTGTCCTTGTAATTGAGCAACAGCACGTCGTACCGCGCCAGGTTTTCCGGGGTGAGGTCGTCGGCGGGCTTGGTGGTGATGTCAACCTGAATGCGCCCGGTCTCGGGCAGGAACTCCTCGAACACACGGGTGGTGGTTTTCCAGTCGTGGCCGTGGTCGCCGGTGATGATGAGGAGTTTGACCGGCTCGGGCGGTTGAGGAGACGTGAGGGGGGCAATGGGAATTCCCAGGCTCAGCGAGACCAAAGCGGCGCAAAGGGTTGTCATAGCGGGCGGCTCCGTTGCGGAATTGCGGATACGCGGGCGAATAGACGGTGAGGTCGTGGGGAGGAAGGTGATTGGAATCGCTGCCGGGTTGGGGTTGGGCGTGGTGTGGCGCAGAACGCGGCCTCACCAGTGGCGACGGTGTAGGGACGCAACTTTGCGAGGCGAAGGCGGTCCTTGGGTTTTAGAGACGAGCCGGGTTGGATTTGGTTTCTTGAGCGAAACGGGGGGTGTGGGGCGCAGGATCGGCGGCGGGTGGGCTGGTCACGGCCGTGACCCAGGAGGAGGTGGATACCGGGAGGCAACGCCAGCTCCAACGCCCTTGCCAGCAGCCCGCCGGCAGGACGGTCTCGAATTCCAGATGGCGACGGGTTGAATCGAACCGTGGCAGGCTTGCGATGGGGATGGGGGAGGGGTCTCCCCGAACCAGCCAGGAAGTTCGATCGAACTGACCGGAGTGGGGACAGACCACGGCGACTTCCAGACGCAGAGAGTCCGCCAACCGCGAAGTGACGGTCAGATGGAATTGGTGGCCCTGGGAATCCTGAGACTGTTCCAGCTTATAGCCGATCGACCCGTCGGGCAAGTCGCGCTCCAGACCGATCCGGGGCCAATCGGGGAGCAAGATCGGTCGCAATTGGACCACCCGGTTCAGAAGATCGATCTCCAGACCGGCCAGGTCCAAGTGAAGGTCGAGCAGCCAGACGTAAAACATGAGAAGACCCTGTTCCATCCTCTCGGTTTCGCTCCGAGGGCGGGCCGAGACTCGAAGGCGGGTGCCAAGATCGTCGAGGCGGGACAAGAGGGCGTCCAGGAAGTCCAGACCAGCGCGAAGATCCTCGACTCGTCCGGTTTCTCGACCGCGTTGTAACAAGTAGCGAGCCATCCAGAGCGTCGCCAGCGCGGAGAGTTCCGGCTCGGGGATCAAACCCAATTCCAAGGCCGAGTCGGCCGAACGGGCGGGGTCGTGGCTCCAGCGGACTAGGGCGAGTTGGTCGTCGGGGAGACGGTTGAAATTGAGGATCGCCTCCGCGCTGCGGACCACCCGGGGGTCGTCGGGGGGGAGCAGACCGAACGGCAGGTGAGCCGAGAGCAGGTTGATGGAGATGGTGGGGGAGGCGTCGATGAGCAGTTCGGGGTCGTCGGGCCAGAAGTGATGGACTTTGGAGAACCGCCGGGCGTCGAGGAATCGTCCCGTGATTGGATCGACTAGGCCGGGGCGGGGTGGGCTTGAGGATTTGTCCAGGAGGGCAGGCGGAGAGGCTGGCGAAGTCACCGTTGTGTCGTGGTTGGAACCAACTTGAGCGGGCGTGGGGTCGGTGTGGGATTGGCCACAGTGCAAGGATTCGGTGGCGTCCGATTCGCCAAGGATACCCTGACGCCAGATCAGGTCGGCTCGTTCCTCCCAGGCCGTGGCCAGTTGGGTGTGGCCAAGCATCCGAGCCATTCGGGCTGAGGCTCTTAGACCGGCCACGATGGCGCAGTTGGAGTGAAGGAAGGCTCCATAGCGGCGATCCCACAGCCCGGCGCTGCGAACCAGCCGCAGGTCGTCCAACCAGCGGATGGCTGGGTGGCCGGCGTCGCCCATACAGACCTCGGCGGCTCGTTGGATAATCGGCCAAAACCGTTGGACCAGGCTGGCGTCGCCGGCTCGCTTGAGATGACGTTCCAGCACCCAAGGGATAATGGCGGTTTGGTCGATCGCGGGGGTTTCCCATTCGGGTACGCCGTCGATGGTGTACTTGCCGAACCAGTAGCGATGGGTCGGTTGGTCCTGAACCACGCGGGCCAACCAGTCGAAGGCGGAGAGGGCCAGGTCGAATTGACCCAAACGGGAGAACAGATCGGCAGTCATCGCCACTTGGCGCGGCACGCAGTAGGCGTTGAGGCCCCGGTCGTAGCCGGCCGCGAATCCCCCGTGATGGGCGTCGCCGTGCAACGCAGCGATTAAGGCAGCGCGTCGGAAGATCGCTTCTCGGTCGGGCCGTCCCAGGTCCAGCCGGGGGAGTCCCTGGGCGAATGTCCGCCACGCTTCGTCAGCGCGGGCTTCGAGTTGGTCATGGTCGGTCGAGCGGAACCACTCCAGCGCGGGGCGAATCCAGAAGTCGTAGGTGTGGGTGTCGTTGAGCCAGCCGGTGAAGGCTCCACTAACGAGAAGATCGACCACCGCCTCGCCCTGGGCCGGCAGGGTCAGGTGGCGCAACAGCATCCCTGAAAACGGGCCGGTTGGCTCATAGCGGATTTCACCGCGATCATCCAGCGCCAGGGCGAATTCCAGGGTGGCCAGGCGTCCGAGTTTGACGTTGGCGTGGCCGTGACCCCGGTTGGCGGCGATCAGCACCCGGTCCTCGTCGCGCCACAATAACGAAACGTCGCCAAAGCCGCCGTTGATCACCGCCGAGACCGCCACGCCGAAGAGCGCTTCGCGGTCGGTGTGGCCTGAGTTGATGATGCGGAACCGTTTGAAATATTGACCCGGGGCTTCGCCTCCACCCTGATTGGTCGGGCAGGTACCTGAGACGGCCACGAAGTCGGTCTGCTCGACCCGAATGGCACCTCCTCGCCAGTGAAGGGTCGTTTCCAAGACGTTGGATTCGTCGCGGTAACGTTGGGTGGCGTTCCAGCGGGTTCGTTCGTGGAACCAGTCGATCCGCTGCCCCAACGCCAGACCGCCCAGGATGGCTTGGAAGTTGGTGCGGCTGCGCGGTTGGTCTCCTTCGGCAGGGCGAACGTTGGAGTGCAGACCCACCGTGGGGTAGTACACGTCGGTGGTAACGCCCCGAGCGTCCACTCGCGCTGTCATTTGGCGGTTGCCCACCAGAGCGGTACCGCCGGGCAGGGTCAATTCGTCAGTTTCGCCGCGTTCCGGCAAGTTGGCTCGCACCACTGCATCCAACGGGTCGCTAGAAATGACGTGGCCGTCCTTCAACCGCGCAAAGGCGCGGTAGCGCAACCGCTGCTCCACCCCCATGGGCGGAATCGGCACATGCCACAACTGGTTCGGCGGCTTAATTTGAAGCCGGAACCCCGGTAGGCATCCGAAGTCCCGTTCCCCCACCTGCAACGCCAGCCAGACCTCCACCGCCGTGTCGCTGGGATAAGTGCCCACCACGACCGCCGACCACATGCCGGCCCGAACCGGACCCCCATGCCGACCCTTGGCTGCCGACTCGATCCAACACGTGGACACGCTCAAGCCTTCGCCCTCCCCACCCGGTTCCCCGATCCCTCGCTCATTCCACGCCCCCGCGATGATTGGTCCCGCTTCAGCTTCGAACCAGTCGCTCCTCGCTATCCCCCCCGCCGCCTCCGCCCCCCTCTACTGTCATCTCCAAACCAAAGCAACGTCCTCGCTGGCCGATTCGTGTTCCCTTCCACTCAATTGCGCCTCGGCTTCAAACCGGTCCAAACCATCCCCCCTCCGCGTTGTATTCCATCCCCATCCCCTCCCAATTTCAAGACCCGCCCCCCCAATCTTTCAACAGGGCCAGTCTCATTTTTTCGACACCGAACCCTCCCTGTTCGATTCGTTCGATTTTGTTGCCGATATCGGTTTTGAGATTGCGAAAAAAGGGATTATCGGTTGACTCTGGACGTCTGGGGAGAGGGTTTCACGGATGAATCAACAAAGCAAGGGCAGAGGGTGTGGGGGGCGGGTGGGTCATGTGGTTGCGTGGGTTGTCGCGGTTGTGGGTTTGGGGTCGCTGGCGTTGACTTTGCCTTCATGGGGGGCGGTGGAGGATTACGGGATCCGAGGTGGTCGTAATGGTGATGCGATGGTCGAGTCGTCCGGGAGGGAAGGGGGAGTTCGGGACGGCGGTTTGGTCGCGGCCGACTGGCCTGAGCCGCGACCTCATTTGCCGCTGTCGCCGAACGAGCGTTTACCTCCGTTGATGCCACCCCTTTTGACCGCGCCGGAGGCACCTCGGATCCTGCCGGTGTCGCCGTCGTCCGAATCGAGGGGTGAGGGAGTTATCCGGGTGGCACCGGCGATGAGTGTTCCAGGTTCCTCGGGTGGGGCGATCGGGATCCCGCCGGCGACGCCCTCGCCGTCACCCTTGGTGTCACCGTTGGTTCAACCAGGGCCACCCTCGCGCGTGTCGAGGCAGATTCCCGAAGTGGTCTGGTCTGGTTCGGAGTCGGAGAGGTCCGACGATCGGGCGGCCGTGGGATTTCAAACTCCTTTGGTTGGGGAACGCGACGAGGCGCGATGGAACGCCCAGCGGTTCGGCTGGGAATGGTGGGGGCGTCGGGAGTGGGATGCCCCCTCCCTCCGGCCTGCCTCACCGGTGTTGCCGGGGCCGTCCGGACCTTTGGTGGAAGGGCCGGGGTGGGATTCGCGTTCCAGCGAGGCGTCGGGGGATTGGCCGCGCTGGACGCTATCGGGTCTGATTCAAGGGAGTGGCGCGTTGACGTTGAGCGACTCGTCGAATCGGACGTCCTGTGCCGTGCCAAACCTAAACCGACCGCTTCCCCGTCCCAATGGCGCGACGCTCAATCAAATCGTGGCGAGACTGGATCTCAGTTGGAACGACGCCACGGCCGATCGGTTTGGCCTGACGGCCCAGCTGGATGGGTTGATGGGTTCCGACGCCGGTTTGACCCGTCCTGGACGAGCCGAGCGCCGGTTTCCCCCCACCCGCCTCGATCAATTCGACCTACCCCAAGCGCGTTTAGATCTGCTTTGGCCGGGCGAGTTGGCAGGCGGTCGTTTGAGGTTGGGCGGTGGGCGGTTTCCCTCGCCTTTTGGCATCGAAGGTCTCTACGCCAACGAACGGCCCCTACCCTCGTTCACCTTGGCCCGTTCCTTCGCTCAGCCGTTGACCTTGACTGGAGCGACCTTGGGTTGGACCCGCTCCGACGGCCGGGTTACCCTTCTCCTGGGGTCAAGCAACGGCTGGGATCGAGGTTGGGACCGACGCGCTCGGTTTGGGTTTTTGGGGGGATACTCGGTCCAAGGGGCGGATGGTCGCACCCGCTGGAGTTTGGGGGCGATCGTGGGACCCAACGCCGCGCCTCGGTTCCTGCCGGGCCGCACACCGCCGGGGTTCCGTCCGGGGCAGGAGGATCCGTTAGCCAACCACTCCACCCGTTCGGCGCTGATCGCTTCACTGAGCCGTGACTGGACCGAGCGGGTCAGCCAGGCGTTCGAGTTGACGGCAGGTTGGGAGGATCAGGTTCCGGGGGTGGGGCGTTTCGGTTTGCGCGACCAGGCGCAGTGGTTTGGCGGAGCCACCTGGTTGACGTGGACCCCCACGCCCACCCTGGGACTGGTTGCCCGCGGGGAGGTTTTCCGGGACGACGACGGAGCGCGAACCGGCTGGGCGACCACGTTTGCCTCGGCCACCCTGGGACTTTCGTGGCGTCCCCGGCCTACCTGGACGCTGCGTCCCGAGTTTCGCTACGACCATTCGGACGCCTCGGCGGGCCGTGGAGCCCTAGGGGATCGTGTCGGGTTCGCTTTGGATGCCGTGGTGAGCTTTTAGGTCAGGTTCCATCCCATTGCTTCACTCATCATTCCATTCCCACCACCTGGTGAGCTCGATGTGCCTGCCCATCACCCCGTCTGCTCCGCTCGTCTCCCGCAACCCCCTACCCCGAGCAAGTTGGGTTGCGTATCGTGACATCAAGCGCTTCCGCAGGGGCGTCGGCCAATTCATCCGCTCAATTCCCCGTCGCGGGAGAATGATTGCGGGATGGTGGCGGATCCCTGCCGTCGCGCCGGGTCCGACGCGGTCGTTGGGCCGATCCCCGTCCTCCCGCGGGTCTGGCGTCCGGCGAATCACCGGCGATTGGAAGACGAATTCGCCACGACTCGCCTTCCCTCATCGTTTAGACGTTCATCTCTCCTCAGACGATGCCTATGACGATGCCCAATCCGCCCGCGTTGGCTGGACATTATCGCGTTCGGGTGACCAAGGATCATCTCGTGTTCGCCGCTGGTCATTTCATTACCTATAACGGCGATCATTGCGAACGAATCCACGGCCATAACTATCGAGTCGCGGTCGAGGTCGAAGGGCCGCTGGATGACAACCACTACGTCTTCGACTTCATCGCGCTGCTTGAACTTAGCCGTTCGATTGTGGCCGAATGGGATCATCGGATGCTGCTGCCCGACGGCTCGGGATTGATCGCCGTTCATGACGATCCCGGCGAAGGGCCGGCTCATGTGCGGGTTTGCTACAAGGAACGCCGTTGGGTCTTCCCCAAGGAAGAGTGCGTCATCCTACCTATCCCCAACACCACCACCGAACTTCTAGCGCGTCTCTTCGGCCAGCGGCTCTGGGAGCGGATGGGTCAACAAGGTCTGAAACCGCCCTCGGTGTTGCGGGTGGAGGTCGAGGAGAATTTCGGCCAAATGGCCGCCGCCGAATGGCGGAACCCATCGGAATAATCACCGAGACTTGAATGTGATTGTCGATCGATGACACGACGAGGGATTTCAAAACAATAATGATGAATAAGCAGCGTCGGTTTGGCCTTGGCCGTTCCAATCGACCTCGGCGGTTGGCTTCATAGTTTCCCGGATGATGTTTCCCCTGTTCGGAATTGTGAGCGTCGGCGATGATGCGCAACTGCACTCCGGTTCCGCCTTCGGAAGCAACGACCACCGGGGCCGCGCCGTTGGGGAGCGAACCGCCGCCGGTGTGTTTGGGTTGCGGCTGCCTTTGTCCTGGCGACACGATTGAGCGCGACACGCCGGATTATCCCGCCTGCGATCTAGGTCGGGCCTGGTTGCAGCGTCACCAGGCCGAGCGCGCCGAGGTGGAATCCCGCGAGGTGCCCGAGGCGGTTCTGTTCGGCGAGCCGGTCCCGATCTCGCTGGCGTTGGATCGAGCTTGCGAGATTTTGACCCAGGCTTCGGCGGTGGGGATTGTGGGGCTGGGTCGGGTCTGCGTAGAGGCTCAGCGCATTCTGCTCGACCTCGCCGACCTGTTGGGAGCCTCGTTGGAGCCGTTGTCCGCCCCAAACGCCCAAGCGTCGCGCGATGCCTGCCGGGCCTTGTTGCGGGTGGGACGGGTCTCCGCGACTCGCGGCGAGGTCCGTGATCGAGCCGACCTGCTCTGGCTGTGGCGGGCCGACCCGTCGAAGCGGCATCCCCGGCTTCTGGATCAATTGGGATTCGCTGGAACCAACCGCCCCGTGTTGCGCACCGTGTTCGTTTCAACTCCCGACGACTCCAGCACGAACTCTTCGCGGGCGTTGACCACGGCCTGGCTGCTGCGGGCGATGGTGGAGCGTTGGGAGAGTGGGCGGGAGCGGGATCTCATTAATCCAGTCCTTGACTGGATCGCGGCGACTGGCCATTCCCGAGAACAGGTTGAAGAGCTGGCCCAGCGTTTGATGCAGGCGCGAATCGGCTGCCTGGTGGTCGGGCATTGCGACTCGCTCGAGGAACGCGAGGCGTTGAATCGCCTCGTGCGGTCGCTCAACCGCTCGGGCCGACGCCGGTTTGTGGAGTTCGAGCCGGGGTTTTCTAGTTTCGACCATCCTCGAACCGACTGGAATGATCCGGGCGCTCGGGCGGTCTGTTGTTGGCGGGGCGGCTTCCCTGAGGCGATCGGCTTTGAAGGGGGAATTCCCCGTTCCTGGTTGGGCTGGAGGGATCCTTGGCCATCCTGCCCCCCCACGCTGCTGGCCGTCGGAGATCCTGCGCCGCTCGACGGGCTGGATCGGGAACGGGTCGAACTGGTGGAATGTTCTCCGTGGGCGACTCTGACGCCAAGAATCTCCCGCCTTTCGCCGCCGCCCGCGGTCGGTTTGGCCTGCGGACCCATCGGCGCGGGCAGTTTTGGCACCGTGGCGCGAGCCGATGGAGCTTGGTTGCCGATCCGCGACCCCGCGATGACCCGTCCCGCCCCGGCGGTTACCTCGTGGCCAGGACGAACGACCACCCCCGTGGCGGTCCCGATCGTGCCTTGGGACGGAACGCCCCGCCTCATGCGTCCCGACGTCGTTTCGCTTCTGGCCAGTCTGCGCGATCGGATCGAAGCCCGGCTTCGTTTCACGTGAACGTCCGCACGACGGCGCATCCATCCCGTACCATTCACATTCGTATGACGCACTCGGTTGAATCTCGTGACGTTCTCCGACCCGGTGTCCCGATTGACCAATGACCACACCGAACGAGTCGCCATTTCCTTCAACTCCTCCCCCCGCATCCCCGCTACCCCTTCCAACCGGCGGCGTCTCGACCGATCCGGCTAAACCGTCAGGATTGACTCAAGCGCTTGAGGGGCTGGCGAGGCCGACCCGACTGGCGTTCCTGGGGATCGGAACGCTGGTGGGTCTGAGAATTGCTCGAAGCGTGGGCCAGTCCAGTCCGGCCTGGGGAGTCTTTGAGGGGGGGGCGGCGGCTTTGGCCCTGATCTCGGCCGGAGAGATCTTGGCGCGCCTCTGGGGTGTTTTAGCGCGTTGGACTCTGGAACCTCGAGCCAGAGGAACGGAGGCGTTCGCCAGCGGATCGCCTCGCGTGGCCGTGGTTGGCGGAGGGAATGTTGCCGCGTCGTCCCCGCCAGTTTCCCCATCGGGGTCGCCGACAGCTCCAATTTCCCCCGCCGAGACAGCGACGGAGTCGCCCCGGTTGGTCCGGATCGAACGAGCGTTGGAGACACGCGACTGGGCGTTGGTGGCCCGAGAGCTGGCCGAGTGGCGGGCCGACCCGACCCTCGCCGATCCGCCCGCGACCCTGTTGGCCCGCTGGCAGGCCATCCGCCAGACCGAAGCGCGGCGGTTGCTGGGGCGTATTGAAGCGGCCCGTCAGGCCCGTGACCTGGAGGGCGTGCTTGAGGACCGTCGCGCCCTGGAACCCTTGGTCGATCCCGACGAGCAGGCTCGCTTGACCCGCGACCTCGCCGGTTGGGTGCTTCGTACGTTTCAGGAACGTTTGCGGGGAGGGCTTTTCTCGGCAGAAACCGCCTTGCTGGCAGCACGCTTGGCTGAGGAGTTCGCCGAGACCCCCGAGGGAGCCAGTCTGCGGGCCGCGCTGCCCACTTTGCGCCGCGCTGCCAAGCTTTGCCCGCGCTGCGCTGGGCCTTACGACGGCGTGGAGGATTGTTGCCCCCGCTGTTTGAGTCACGAGCTGGGCGGCACGGTCGTCGCCCCGGAGCAAACCAACGCGGCCTCCTCCACGCCCCACCCCATCCCGTCCACTCCGCCCGCGGCGACCATGAACGGTCAAGTGTCGCCGGGCGCGACGCCCTTAGCATGGGGGCCGCCCGACGGTGATTTGCCCCCCCTCACCCGCAATTCGGAGGAGGAGTCCTACTTCCTCGATCCCGACGACGACGCTGACGCCGCGGAGGAGGACGAGGGGCGGCCTTGACTTCAACCAGCGCCGCTTTGCTTGATGCGATGCGATGCGATGCAGGAGTCGTTAGAGGGATGGGCCACGTCGAGAGAGTTGGATTTGCGAATCCATCGGCCGACCAGCTCCGGGATGGGCTTCGGCGAAGAAATCGGCAACGTCGATGAGCGGAAGGGCGTCCCACGTCTTCTGTTTGCGGCGCCAACAATGATGAACCACTGAGACCGAGTCGCCATCTAGCAGGATTTCGAGGAACCCAGGCGAACGAAACCCGCGTGGGTCGTGCATCAGCGGCGCTCCGGCGTTGAGGCAAAGCTGCTCAGGCAGGTCGAGAGGCCGGAACGCCCAGGCGGCATGAATGTGGCCGCAGCAATAGAGATGCGGACCCAGAAGGCGGAGCCACTCGCCCAGCACCCAGGCATTGGTAAGTCGTTTGGGGTGAAGTTCCAGGAGATAGATCGGCGGCGCAGTCAAAGGATAGTGACACAACACGATCAGTCGTCGAGGCTTGTGAGGCGGGACGCCGACATGGACTTCGCCGGAGCCATCGGGGTCCGGCGTCAATTGCCCACCTAGCAAATGATGGGCTGCCACGATTTGGCTCTCGGGAAGATGACCGCGGGCCGTCAGATCGGCGCGGGTGGGATCCAGCCCGAGAATCGCGGTTTGATGGTCCAGGTGTTTGAGCCACGGAAACTCGGGACCGCCCGTGAACTCGCCGAAATA encodes:
- a CDS encoding outer membrane beta-barrel protein, encoding MSVPGSSGGAIGIPPATPSPSPLVSPLVQPGPPSRVSRQIPEVVWSGSESERSDDRAAVGFQTPLVGERDEARWNAQRFGWEWWGRREWDAPSLRPASPVLPGPSGPLVEGPGWDSRSSEASGDWPRWTLSGLIQGSGALTLSDSSNRTSCAVPNLNRPLPRPNGATLNQIVARLDLSWNDATADRFGLTAQLDGLMGSDAGLTRPGRAERRFPPTRLDQFDLPQARLDLLWPGELAGGRLRLGGGRFPSPFGIEGLYANERPLPSFTLARSFAQPLTLTGATLGWTRSDGRVTLLLGSSNGWDRGWDRRARFGFLGGYSVQGADGRTRWSLGAIVGPNAAPRFLPGRTPPGFRPGQEDPLANHSTRSALIASLSRDWTERVSQAFELTAGWEDQVPGVGRFGLRDQAQWFGGATWLTWTPTPTLGLVARGEVFRDDDGARTGWATTFASATLGLSWRPRPTWTLRPEFRYDHSDASAGRGALGDRVGFALDAVVSF
- a CDS encoding 6-pyruvoyl trahydropterin synthase family protein, which produces MTMPNPPALAGHYRVRVTKDHLVFAAGHFITYNGDHCERIHGHNYRVAVEVEGPLDDNHYVFDFIALLELSRSIVAEWDHRMLLPDGSGLIAVHDDPGEGPAHVRVCYKERRWVFPKEECVILPIPNTTTELLARLFGQRLWERMGQQGLKPPSVLRVEVEENFGQMAAAEWRNPSE
- a CDS encoding metallophosphoesterase family protein; translated protein: MTAHHRIPGPDQPICDTPLRIVHLSDIHFWRIEIGPRDLFSKRIVGSVSLLLGRARAFKLDRLPAVIERVLSLQPDHVVISGDLTTTASEREFQDARAGLAPLLEDPRRATIVPGNHDRYTGEAQRSRRFEEYFGEFTGGPEFPWLKHLDHQTAILGLDPTRADLTARGHLPESQIVAAHHLLGGQLTPDPDGSGEVHVGVPPHKPRRLIVLCHYPLTAPPIYLLELHPKRLTNAWVLGEWLRLLGPHLYCCGHIHAAWAFRPLDLPEQLCLNAGAPLMHDPRGFRSPGFLEILLDGDSVSVVHHCWRRKQKTWDALPLIDVADFFAEAHPGAGRPMDSQIQLSRRGPSL